ATCTATATTATATAGTATCAGCGTTTCTTTTTTGGCTTGTCATACTTACCTTTGGCATTGCAGGTATCATTTTTTTAATGCCATATGGATTATGTTTTCTACCGTTTTATAAGCAAAAAAAGAAAAAACAGACATTTAAAAAATACATGGTTTACACTACGATTGGTTTGTCAATTTGTCTAGGCTTATCTCTAGTTTTGGTTCACACTACGAAAATTTATATGGACGAAGGTGGCGTAAGATACTATTACGGTAGTTTTGTAATGAAACAAGCGGGCGGTTATGCTTATTTAGCTTTAGCGGTACTTTCAACGTTGTTAATTGTTGCGAAAAAAGCTACAAATAAAAATAAAGAAATCGAAACCGTCGACAATACAAATATAACGGAAAGATAATTAAGGGAGTGCTCATTCAGGAGTGCTCTTTTTTGATGTCCAAATTTAGTTGCAAATGAAGGCATAGAAGAAATTTTTATAGTCATTTATTGGATAATGAATTATGGTCATATCGATTAATTTTATTAGTGAGGATTTTACAAACATTTGTTGAATAAATATGGTAATGATAATATATGAATATTTTTGAAAAAACACTAATATGATTAAATTATTTGTTAAAATAGCATTAAGTAAAAAACAAATAGGGAACAAGGTGGGATTTCATGAGTCAATTGCTAAATGATACGTTATCGGCTTGGTTGTTAATTGAATCTTTAAGTCCAGGAGAAGTAAATTTTACAGCGGAAGATATACTCTCAGCTGAACATTTTAAAAATGGTGCAAAGCAAGCACAACTTCAAAGTTTTGATGAATATTTTGAAATATGGAATGCTGAACGCTTTATTATATCAGAAGAAAAATCAGAGACTGGGGAACTTATATTTAAATTTTATAGACATTGCTTCCGCTATAATGAAATTAATTTGAAAATTCAGGATATTTTTGATGATTATTCTGAGATTCATAATCCAAATGGGACACACTGTTATGGTTACACATTTAACACAGATAAACACGGCAAAGTGATAGTTGATTCTATACATATTCCGATGATTATGAGTGCATTAAAAGAAATTGAAAAGAACAAAAATGCCAATATAGAAGAAAAATTTAATGATTCTGTTGAAAAATTTGTTCAAAAAGTAAAAGAAATTTTAGCAGATGAACCAATTAATGAATTTAAATTGAAGAAGATGGACAAAGCTTATGATGAGTACTTTTCTGTATTAAATTCAAAGAAAGATGGATTATTTGGACATTATGTAGCAATAGAATATGTGAAAGATAGTGATTTACCACAGCCGGAATTTAACAGCTTCTTCATAAGTGATATTGAGAAAGCAAGAAAATCTCCCAACCAAACTTTAATTGATTACATTGAAGGTGTAGAAGAAAGTCAGCGCATAGAAGTAGATGAAAATAAAGAAATGTTTGACAAATTTTTACATCCTTCACGTTTGCCTGATGGACGATGGCCATCACAGACTGAGTTTAGATTGTCTTTAATGCAACAACTTGCTGTAAACCAAATTACGAGTGGTAATGAAAGAATAAGTTCAGTTAATGGGCCACCAGGTACAGGTAAGACTACTTTATTAAAAGATATATTTGCTCATCTAGTAGTTGAAAGAGGTAAAGAGTTAGCTAAACTAAATAATCCTAAAGATGCATTTGTCAAAACAAAAATTCATGAAACGGATGATAAATACGTATACTTACTAAAGGAATCTATTGCCAAATATAAGATGGTAGTCGCATCTAGTAATAATGGAGCTGTTGAAAATATATCTAAAGATTTACCGAAAATTGAAGAAATTATAAGAAATCCCGAAAAATGTAAATTCCCTAAATATGAACAGAATTATGCAAATTTAGCACATGAATTAAAAGATTTTGCTGAAATAGCTGAAGATTTGATTGGTGAAAGTGCCTGGGGCTTATTTTCTGGAGTTTTTGGTAAAAGTACTAATATTAACCAAGTATTGAGTCATATGTTAAAACAAGATGCGAATGATATTGGCTTTGCTAAATTACTACAAAATGAGAATAATCGTATGAGTTATAACGAGTTAATGAGTGAATGGCAATCACATCAACGTGCATTTTTAGAAGAGTTGAGGCATGTTGAAATGTTAAAAGAAGAATCTATTAGAGCATATGATGTTTATAAAAATTGTGAGTCTTTCTCTAAGATTGAACAGGTTATTAATAGTGAAAAAACAAGTATTGAAGAACAGGTATATCATTTAGATAATGAAACGTTACGAGACAATAAAGAAATAGAAGATTTGGATAATCGAATTAATTATATTGTTAAGCAAATAGAAACTTTAAATGAGTTAATTAAATCCATCAAAGAAAGCAACAAAGGTTTTATTAACAAACTGAAAGCGATGTTTAATTCAGAAGAAGATGAAAGCTATAAAGATCATAATAAAGAGAAGCAACAATTATTAACACAACAGTTAGAGTTAGAGAAATGTAAAAAAAACAAACATGAAGACCTTGTTAGCAAACTAAAAGAAAAAGAGAAATTAATTAAACAATTAACTAAAGTACAGTTGCAATTAGACGAGTTAAATTCACAGTTACAAGAGTTAGAAGCATATCGTATTGAGTCAAAAATTACAATTCCAGAAAAAGATTTTTGGAGTGACAACAATTATGATGAGCGCCAAGTTACTAATCTGTGGACGAGTGACGAACTTCAATACAGACGTGCCATGCTCTTTTTAAGAGCAATGATATTGCATAAATTATTATTGATTGCTAATAATACAACTATTTATTATGCGATTAATGATTTTAAAGATAGAAGGAAATTAATTGATGCAAATCCAGATAAAGTACACAACGCATGGAATGTGATGCATTTAATATTTCCAGTAGTTAGTACGACGTTTGCAAGCTTTAAATCTATGTATGGGGGCATACCAAAAGATTTCATAGACTACTTATTTATTGATGAAGCAGGACAAGCAATACCTCAAGCAGCTGTGGGAGCATTATATCGTTCAAAAAAAGTTGTAGCTGTAGGTGATCCGATTCAAATAGAACCGGTTGTGACTTTAGAAAGTCATTTAATTGATAACATTCGTAAAAATTATCATGTTCCGGAATATCTAGTTTCTAAAGAAGCTTCTGTGCAGTCTGTTGCAGACAACGCCAATCAATATGGTTTTTGGAAATCTGATGCTACTGATAGTAATCAAAAAACCTGGATAGGCATACCTTTATGGGTGCACAGACGATGTTTAAAACCTATGTTCACGATAGCTAACCAAATCGCTTATAATAATAAAATGGTGTTGCCAAGTAATATTACAAAAGTAGGTAAAACAGGTTGGTATGACGTTAAAGGAAACGCAGTTCAAAAACAATTTGTGAAAGAGCATGGTGAAAAAGTAGTGGGATTATTAGCTGATGATTGGATTGAAGCAATTAAGGAAGGTAAAAATGAACCGAGCTCATTTGTAATATCGCCTTTTTCAGCAGTACAGCAACAGATTAAACGTATGTTAAAGCAACAACTACCGACTAGAATTGATATTGAACGTACAAAAATTAATCAATGGGTCGATAAATCCATTGGTACTGTTCATACTTTTCAAGGTAAAGAGGCTCAGAAGGTGTATTTTGTAATAGGTACTGATAATACCCAAGATGGTGCTGTGAACTGGTCATGCGAAAAACCAAACTTGTTAAACGTTGCAGTGACAAGAGCTAAGAAAGAGTTTTATGTAATTGGCGACATGCAAAGAATACAGATGAAACCATTTTATGAGACGATTTTTAAAGAAAGAAATGTAAAATAACATACAAAAAAGTATATAGAGGAAGTTATACATTTTAAAAGGAGCAAAATTGAATAATGGAGAAATTTAACAACTGGATATTAAATGCAATAAGTGGATCTCAAACAGACAAGAATGAAACAACTGAAGAATTAAAAGGGGCAAAATTTATCATTTTATATGCATATTCAATGCTCGTTTTGCTTGCGTTAGTAATTTCTAACATATTCATTCACATTTTGGAGCCTAAACTATCAATCACCACTCAAATCATCATCGTTTTGATTTTAATTGAAGCACTAATTGGACTGCGTTTCTTGAAAGCGTACGATGTTAAGCGTGGCAAAGATAAAGAAAATAAGAAAAATAGTAAGGATTTCGTTAAACTAAAATCAATTTTAGTAGCAATTTTATTTACATCATTGGCGCTGACAGCAGGTACTGTAGCTGATATATACGGTTTCACTGACTTAGGAAATACTAGAAGTGATTTAATCGTTTGGAGCATAGGTGGTATTATATTTGGCCTCGTATGTTACACAATGGAAGATAAAAGATAACGATAAGGAGCTGGCGATTATAAAGCTAGCTCCTTTTTTAACTTATATATGTAAAGAACTATCCTAAGGGTTTTTAATCATATGTCAATAATTTCTATAATACATTATTAAAACATCAATTAAATAAGTTTTAAAATTTTACACATATTTTTATTTAAAAAAGATGTATAATTAATGTATTAAATATAGAAAGAAGTTGATATTATGAAAAAGTGTATTAAGACTTTGTTTTTAAGTATCATTTTAGTAGTGATGAGTGGTTGGTATCATTCAGCACATGCGTCAGATTCGTTGAGTAAAAGTCCAGAAAATTGGATGAGTAAACTTGATGATGGAAAACATTTAACTGAGATTAATATACCGGGTTCACATGATAGTGGCTCATTCACTTTAAAGGATCCAGTAAAATCAGT
The genomic region above belongs to Staphylococcus aureus and contains:
- a CDS encoding ATP-binding protein, producing the protein MSQLLNDTLSAWLLIESLSPGEVNFTAEDILSAEHFKNGAKQAQLQSFDEYFEIWNAERFIISEEKSETGELIFKFYRHCFRYNEINLKIQDIFDDYSEIHNPNGTHCYGYTFNTDKHGKVIVDSIHIPMIMSALKEIEKNKNANIEEKFNDSVEKFVQKVKEILADEPINEFKLKKMDKAYDEYFSVLNSKKDGLFGHYVAIEYVKDSDLPQPEFNSFFISDIEKARKSPNQTLIDYIEGVEESQRIEVDENKEMFDKFLHPSRLPDGRWPSQTEFRLSLMQQLAVNQITSGNERISSVNGPPGTGKTTLLKDIFAHLVVERGKELAKLNNPKDAFVKTKIHETDDKYVYLLKESIAKYKMVVASSNNGAVENISKDLPKIEEIIRNPEKCKFPKYEQNYANLAHELKDFAEIAEDLIGESAWGLFSGVFGKSTNINQVLSHMLKQDANDIGFAKLLQNENNRMSYNELMSEWQSHQRAFLEELRHVEMLKEESIRAYDVYKNCESFSKIEQVINSEKTSIEEQVYHLDNETLRDNKEIEDLDNRINYIVKQIETLNELIKSIKESNKGFINKLKAMFNSEEDESYKDHNKEKQQLLTQQLELEKCKKNKHEDLVSKLKEKEKLIKQLTKVQLQLDELNSQLQELEAYRIESKITIPEKDFWSDNNYDERQVTNLWTSDELQYRRAMLFLRAMILHKLLLIANNTTIYYAINDFKDRRKLIDANPDKVHNAWNVMHLIFPVVSTTFASFKSMYGGIPKDFIDYLFIDEAGQAIPQAAVGALYRSKKVVAVGDPIQIEPVVTLESHLIDNIRKNYHVPEYLVSKEASVQSVADNANQYGFWKSDATDSNQKTWIGIPLWVHRRCLKPMFTIANQIAYNNKMVLPSNITKVGKTGWYDVKGNAVQKQFVKEHGEKVVGLLADDWIEAIKEGKNEPSSFVISPFSAVQQQIKRMLKQQLPTRIDIERTKINQWVDKSIGTVHTFQGKEAQKVYFVIGTDNTQDGAVNWSCEKPNLLNVAVTRAKKEFYVIGDMQRIQMKPFYETIFKERNVK